The following coding sequences are from one Collimonas arenae window:
- a CDS encoding cytochrome P450, giving the protein MINEAFLNDPYPAYHALRAEGPLHWSPEFCGGAWLLTGHADVAAVLRDPRFSVRRAGGWANSSGPGH; this is encoded by the coding sequence ATGATTAACGAAGCATTTTTGAACGATCCTTACCCCGCCTACCACGCGTTGCGTGCCGAGGGGCCGTTGCATTGGAGCCCGGAGTTCTGCGGCGGAGCCTGGCTGCTGACCGGACATGCCGATGTCGCCGCCGTGCTGCGCGATCCGCGTTTTTCGGTACGGCGCGCTGGCGGCTGGGCGAATAGCAGCGGGCCGGGGCATTGA
- a CDS encoding enoyl-CoA hydratase/isomerase family protein — MTYQTLTIQRAPQVATIVLNRPEVRNAFNETMIAEITHAFLELGSAAEVRAIVLAANGAAFCAGGDLNWMKAMADYTPEQNRADAAQLATMLRTIYQCPKPVIAKVQGDCYAGGLGLVSACDIVAAVDTAQFCLSEVKIGLIPATISPYVIKSIGESAARRYFITAERFSAETAQRHGLVHEVAAAEKLDECVNQLLKALLAASPNAVTEAKRLVRAIAGQPLTETLIADTVEDIAKIRASTEGREGVRAFLEKRKPSWLQ; from the coding sequence ATGACTTATCAGACTTTGACGATACAACGCGCACCCCAGGTCGCCACCATCGTCCTCAACCGGCCCGAAGTGCGCAATGCCTTCAATGAAACGATGATTGCCGAAATCACGCATGCTTTCCTTGAACTGGGCAGCGCCGCCGAAGTACGCGCTATCGTGCTGGCGGCGAATGGCGCAGCGTTCTGCGCTGGTGGCGATCTCAATTGGATGAAAGCGATGGCTGACTACACGCCGGAGCAGAATCGCGCCGATGCCGCCCAGCTGGCGACCATGCTGCGCACCATCTACCAATGTCCGAAGCCAGTGATCGCCAAAGTACAGGGCGATTGCTATGCAGGCGGCCTAGGACTGGTGTCGGCCTGCGATATCGTGGCTGCAGTGGATACCGCCCAGTTCTGCCTGTCGGAAGTGAAAATCGGCTTGATCCCGGCCACCATCTCTCCCTATGTCATCAAGTCGATCGGAGAATCAGCTGCGCGCCGCTATTTCATCACCGCCGAGCGTTTTTCGGCAGAAACCGCACAGCGACATGGCTTGGTGCATGAAGTTGCCGCAGCGGAAAAACTCGATGAATGCGTGAATCAGCTGCTCAAGGCGTTATTGGCGGCCAGTCCCAACGCTGTCACAGAAGCCAAACGACTAGTGCGAGCGATTGCCGGCCAGCCGCTGACGGAGACGCTGATCGCCGATACCGTGGAAGATATCGCCAAAATCCGGGCTTCCACCGAAGGGCGGGAGGGGGTACGCGCTTTCCTGGAGAAGCGTAAACCGTCTTGGCTGCAGTGA
- a CDS encoding DinB family protein, whose product MLVGERHWHSRIAEGISLKMALDTELESRRDVLASALTDASRRWDQWLSSNPQRDYSGNLHYTRATGAPAEAPLTAVLGHVFNHATHHRGQITAALTAMGYACPELDFIYWAVAKQQAEMNK is encoded by the coding sequence ATGTTGGTCGGTGAGCGTCATTGGCATTCCCGCATTGCCGAAGGCATTTCGCTGAAAATGGCGCTGGATACCGAATTGGAAAGCCGACGCGACGTCCTGGCGAGTGCCTTGACTGATGCGTCGCGGCGCTGGGACCAATGGCTGTCGAGCAATCCACAACGGGATTATTCCGGCAATCTACATTACACCCGGGCAACAGGCGCCCCGGCAGAGGCGCCACTCACGGCAGTGCTCGGCCACGTTTTCAACCACGCCACCCACCATCGCGGCCAGATCACTGCGGCGCTGACCGCCATGGGCTATGCGTGTCCGGAACTGGACTTTATTTATTGGGCGGTGGCAAAGCAGCAAGCGGAGATGAACAAATGA